A region of Nostoc sp. 'Peltigera membranacea cyanobiont' N6 DNA encodes the following proteins:
- a CDS encoding DNA adenine methylase gives MNKPINSPFRYPGGKFYARNLILNHIPFHSYYAEPFAGGGSIFFVKDKVNINWLNDIDELLINTLLIIRDRPEELINFLSGESATKERHKYYKNEFIPQNQLEQAGRWFYLNRTSYSGIMKHQNCYWGYGEKYSMRPENWPRNIRRTSEKLQNVKITNLDFEQVIESVPDGAFLFIDPPYFNADQDKFYAHSFSKDDHFRLCQILNIHKERIKYLITYDNSEKIRNLYEWALEIHNKEWNYTINRTDDQKNGKSKQDNFKGERYKGKEIFILNYSSRDPSSQNSEQLVLKT, from the coding sequence ATGAACAAACCTATAAACTCACCATTTAGATATCCTGGCGGGAAATTTTATGCTCGTAATTTGATTCTTAATCATATTCCTTTTCACTCCTATTATGCTGAACCTTTTGCTGGGGGTGGGTCTATATTTTTTGTAAAAGATAAAGTAAATATTAATTGGCTCAATGATATTGATGAATTATTAATAAATACCTTATTAATAATTCGAGATCGTCCCGAAGAATTAATAAACTTTTTATCAGGTGAATCTGCTACTAAAGAAAGACATAAATATTACAAAAATGAATTCATTCCACAAAATCAATTAGAACAAGCTGGCAGATGGTTTTACCTAAATAGAACCTCCTACTCTGGGATTATGAAGCATCAAAACTGTTATTGGGGATATGGTGAAAAATACAGTATGCGTCCAGAGAATTGGCCCAGAAATATACGACGAACTTCTGAGAAACTTCAAAACGTTAAAATTACTAATCTTGACTTTGAACAAGTTATCGAATCTGTACCTGATGGAGCTTTTTTATTTATTGATCCTCCTTACTTCAATGCAGACCAAGATAAATTTTATGCTCATTCATTTTCTAAAGATGACCATTTCCGGCTATGCCAAATCTTAAATATACATAAGGAGAGAATAAAATATCTTATAACTTACGATAATAGCGAAAAAATTAGAAACCTATATGAATGGGCATTAGAAATACACAATAAAGAATGGAATTATACAATTAATAGAACCGACGATCAAAAAAATGGAAAAAGTAAACAAGATAACTTTAAAGGTGAACGATATAAGGGAAAAGAAATTTTTATATTAAACTACTCTTCTCGTGACCCTAGTTCTCAAAATTCTGAACAGTTAGTTTTAAAAACTTGA